The genomic DNA CAAGGGCCAACTCCCAATGTCCTTAGTGACTGAAATTGTTCTCAACTTTATAACTATGGCTTTAGATCTCATTCGAGATTGTCTTCGAACCATATCTCAGGCCAAATTTAGTTATCAAGCCTGTCTCAAATCAGATTTCCATCTCTCATCCTTGACAAGAATCTCGGTAAAATGATCATGTCAAAAAAGCTTCTAAGTTTAACAACTTAAAGAATTCATGGAAAATCACTAGAGGTCCTTTTAGGCTTACCGGAGAGAGCCAAATCAAGAGAGATTACGAGCAATCATTGCGAGGCAAGAAGTCCTAATAATCTTGGATACTGCCCATCCATGTCTCTTCCTATAGATAAGACTAGTAACTTATACTGAAGTGCCACTTTCTCTAGAATGAGACACTCAAAGGACCAAGGAAGCCATACGCGCAGTAAACGTATACTGGAGCAGATAATCATGTTGAGAACTTGGTAAACCTCTAAATCTCCGATAAAGCCTCAATGGTTTTCGAGCTTCTGTTATGTGGCTGAAGTTCTACCTTGTAAGTGATCAGGATTTTCAAATGACATGGTTAAATAAAGCCCAAAAAAGTAGCTTTCAACTCCCAAACGCCAACCGGTCGACAAAAAAGACGTCAACTAGTTGGTCACTTTGTCTGTCCTGCTTTTCCTTGCAAGAGTTGACCTGGTCTTCCATGAGAGGGCTTCTCTGAATAGAACCCCTCGTTTACTTCCCAGATCTTCAAGTCCTGAAATGACACCGGGAATCAGAGTCGAAGACCAACGAACATATCGCAATGATGAGCAGCTGTTCTCAGTTTTGCGGAAACCATATCGCTCTCGATGGGAGTCTATGGTGGCTGGAATACGATCAAAGTGATAGGGCAAGTAGCCGTGGATACAAGGCGGCGATCCTCGCGTACGGGCCGTCATCACAATCAAACAGTACAAGCATAAAAACAGTCTAGCTTTGGAAAACTCGCAAGAGATCATGCGAGCAGCTAAAGTCAACGAAGTACTTGACTTGATTACATGCGGCTTACGATATATCAGTCTAGAGGATGATATTCAAAGATGGCGAGCTGAAATCTGGTCGATCGCGCCTCGTCGAGGGCCGTGAAGGGTCACTGAGAAGATAAAGCTATGTATCCCTTTTGCTGAACTATTCCGTATGGAATATGTTGTCGTTCGAATTGGACCAAGCAGTGTCAGTCATTCCGGATACGGGGAGCATCAAATAGCCTGACGCGTCTTTTGTAACCTCTTCGCATGACATTGAAATTGCTTTCGAAGTTGGTTTCGGCCAGTCCCCGAAACCTCTGTTTAACATTTCTAGTGTTCAAAAAGCATATGAGTGGCGGAATGTGCTGAAACTGACACTACCATCATTTCTTAAGCGACATGTTGATCTTATGAAATTAAATACGTCACCAAAGACGAATAGACTGTGAAGGCTGCTTGGGGTAGAAAGAAGCAGATGTTGTGTGCCTGCTGATACCTCATACGGCCATCCTCCTGCCTTTGAAAAGGGGTTCTAACGGTGTGTATGGATATTTTCTGATAACCTTGGCAGATACGTGTCTTGCTGCTAATCGGCTGCCTTTGTAGAAGACATATTGAGACGGAACTCGAATGGTTCCGGGCCATTTACATACATAATACTATCAAAACGAAGAGGAAGGGCATATCTCAACCATTGCTTGTAGACCCGACAAAAGGGACCATGGATATGCGCCCTTATTGAACGCTTCGCCCAAGGATACCAATCTTGCGGTTTATCATTCTTCTCATTCAGTTTATTAACTTCGGCGCCGTCTCAGTGGTCCACGTCTGATCTGAGTTCAAAATCGGGAGCAAGTGTCATGCAAAAGCAAAACGTCTCGAAAGCAGCCCATCGGAGAGTCGACaatgaccatgtattcgaagCACAATTGACCTTGAAGTTCCTGGACTTAAAAAAAGCAGGAATGGGTGGCGAACGATGCCTCAATAAAATTACGACAGACGATATAGTATAACGCTACGAGCTTCTGAACGATTTATCTCAACAATTGGCAGACAAGGGCAACTGGTGTAATAGCACATCTAAGACCAGCATATACGTTGACTAAGGCAAGAATCAACCGACTTATGGGGACTTGACGCGAAATTTTCCCAGACAGTCGAGGCGACACGACAAGCAGGATCAGTAAGTAATCTTATCTCTTGCTGAGAACCGGCGTAGAGATGCTAACTACGAGGAACACTCTCTATCTCATACACAGGGGTTCTAGAAGCGGGCTTTGAATCAGCATTCGAATATAATCAGTCACGTTGACTCCAAGCCCTTACATGCCCATTTAATGCTGAGCACAAATACTCATCGCAAGACAATCGCAAAACAGCCGGGGATGGCTTAAATAAAAGCTATAGAGAGACCTAAGGACTTCTCATTGCCTACCCCCCCGAACTATCCAGAATAGTTGAGCTTCCCTCCAACACTTCAAACTGACATACATTAAGGGTACAACATCGGACCAACCGCAACTAGTTTGAGAATGTGCTGATCTTCCATCTCCCGAATCATGTTGGCCAACATCAAATCACAGCCGCGAGCCGCGACCAAGCTCATGGTAACAGGCAAATACTCGGTCTTGCCGCTCTTGGTGCTGTTGTGGGGAACTTCACCAACTGGAGTACGAATATGGTGTTAGATGGGACTAAACAAATACATGTGCAAGGGTGACATACTCGGAACGACCAAGTCCGGGACTCCAGCAAATACAGCAATATTGCTATCACTCATACCCCAAAACGGGGCCGATGGGGTTCTAGAACAGGTCAGGTCAGCTTTTCACAAGTATGGGGGTTGTGAATGGCATCCTACCCGAAATACTCATCACGGTAACTGACAGAACCCACGCTGTTCGGGTATATATAGATACCCTCTGAGCAAGTTTCATTATTATGAGCTCCGAAACTAGCATTACCGTTCCACCAATGCTGGAAAATGGTCTTGTTCTGCCACGCTTTATTCCATCCTTCTTGCTGTGCTTCCCTGCCGATTTCCCAGCGAAGTAGGGAATTGGGGTTGATGTATGGAGTGCGGCCATCGTGTTTTGCAGCGTAGTCACGGAAGAACGGGACACCCAGGTGAAGCCATTGGTATACGGAAATGAGAGTGCCGTACGTCTATATGGAACAGGTTAGATATTTGATTATCTGGGGAGCTGGTATAAGTCTTACATAGTGCAGCATGTCTTGCAGGGTGATATTGGGTACATGAGAGGGTCGGCTGGAGTTCCAAGCAGCATTGACGTCGACATGGGTGCGCTGCGTTCCAAGGAACGTTTCTAGCATTAGCACAAACTCTTCAATCACCGCTGATGCATCCGTGTTATTAATGGCCTCTGTCGTGAATGAACTACTTTGATACAATAGCTTCTTCGGATATGAGTGATAGCCGCCATCAAAATCTTGATACCAGGCATGGGCGACACGAGCCCAGGTATGCGCACTCCGAGCAAAGACACCCGCAGTGTCAAGGCCAGAGCAAAGGGGAATGACGTTGTCCAGTTCAACTGCGCCCGTACTGGGCCGATTGCCGAATAATCCCTGGGCACCGGCTGGGCCGCGCATTGAGCCGCCTGTGTCGCTTCCAATGGCGATGTCAAGCCAGTCGTATGCACCCATGCCAGCGCCAGGTCCGGTAGATGAGCCGCTAGGGTCTTGATAGCCGTCGCCCTGAAGTAGCGAAATTAGTCATCTATGTATGGGAGGGTTTGAATAGAGGGCATCACTTACTCGAGGATTAAAAGGACAATGGAAGTCCACCCAGTCCGCAGTGGGCCGATCACCATTGGCAAACTGAACAGTGCCCATCTTTCCCACGAGCACAGCACCCTTATCGATGAGACGTTGCACAGCTGTTCCTGTGGCATTGCGCGGTCCGTACAGGGAATAGTATGCACGGTTTCCGCCGCTTGTTCGGAGACCTTTGATGTGGAAGATGTCCTTTACCCCGAGTCGAAGCTATCGGGTTTTTAGCAATGAAGGATGAGCCTAGAGATAGGGAATATCTAGACGTACGCCagccaaaggcttctccggTGTTACTGTATAGTATAACCGCGAGGGAACAGCGACACTCTGTCCAGGAAGTGAGCAGTATCCGCCCGTTTCATCGCTGATTGAAGGCTCGAGAAAAGCCAGCTGAGTATCCTCGTACAGCCGATGTGCCTTGAAGATCTGTCCAGTCTTTGTCGACAGAAAATAAGGACCAATCGGCAGTTCCAGCGAAAGGTGCATCTGGATGACTGGCTGAACTTTCTCACTAGCATTGTACTCTGGCGAGACCATGAGAACTGAATTGCCGTTTCTGCGAAGCTCTGGAAACGCTGATTGTAGATCGATTGTAGCGGACTTGTACTTAGTGTTCGTGAGGTAGATGGCTAACGTACAAGTTTCAGTTTTCCATAGTTTCATACAGCGTTGGGCCATTTACTTACTGTTGAGGAAAGCTGAGCTGAACACATCATCTCGCATAGAATACTCGGCTATAGTGGCATTTAGTTCACGGCCGGTAAGCTCAGACGAATTGCTGGAGACGACGGTCATGGGCAGAATGTCAACATTGGAAAGATCGGTCGAGTCCAACGTCGATGGCGGTACATGTAGCAGTTGAGACACCGGAATATCGCCCACGTAATAAGGAATTCCATCCAATACGGTGACCCGGCCACGTGCCAAGTTTTCTGCGTTGGCACGGGAGACTGTATTCAGAGCCAGTACTGCGCTGCATAGTATTGCAAGGGACAGTGCCTGTCGCTCGACGTATCGAATCATCTTCAATAGCACCTCGACGTTAGTTGACTCGAGACAATCTAACCCGGCGACTGCGCTTGGGCTTTTGTATTCCAAAAAATTCAGCCGAAGGAGGATCTTGATAAGAGAATCAAGAGTACCCATTCCTGATAGGAATATGTTCCTGCATGATCTTGAGGCTTATCACAGGTTTCATCTTAGCCAGAATAGCATTTATGTGTTTATCTGACGATATATACAGTTTTTCCGTCTGCGTCCGAGACAGCAATATGATTTATTGAGCGTTGCAGGGGAGGGGAAGCTACTCCAACAATTTGGAGACTTGATTGTGAGCGGACTTAATATACTAATATATCAGGAGGTGGTGTTTATTGACTAATTAGCTGTAAATTAAAAATCCTTATCTTGCTATGATAGATGCTGATGTATGTTATGTTCGTCGTCCGAGCCGAAAATGCCCTAATCACGTAAACGTGGAGATGGCGTTCAGCTGCTGAAGTAAAACGGCAAGCATCCCTAATACTACTTTGTCGATACAAGATTGGCCATGGTTCATGCTAGCCCACTTGTGTCAGTTCGAATATATGTACCCGGACTTATCGGAGTTATGGGTGTAAGCAGGTTGCATATGCTAAACTCCGTTCCATACATCATTTACACCAGGAACAGCAATTGTATTTAAACTCGTTGCCATCCACCACAAGATCTAAAGGTTGGTGGTATAATTCAacagtgaaaaaaaaaaaaaaacaaaaggaaagaaagaaagcaaatATGGTCAAGACACTTCCCTTTGGTGATATCCAAGTCCCATCGCCGGGCTTCGGCGCGATGGGTCTGAGCTTTGGCTTGGGCAGTAACCTAAGTTTTGAGGAAGCTGAGCCGGTTCTCCTGAAGGCAATCGAGCTGGGATGCACTTTCTGGGACACTGCTGTAGGTCGAGGGTGACTGTCTGCAATTGAATACGGCCGAGTCTGACTGTGATCAAGGTGGTCTATCAAGCCGGTGTGAACGAAAAGCTGCTGGGTGACTTTATCAGGAAGCACAATGTCCGCGACAAAATTTTCAGTACGCTTTTAAGTGTTTTCGGCTTGTGAATAATTGATTCTAATTCATCAACAGTCGCCTCGAAATGTGGGTTCAATGTTTTCAACGGTGATCGTTCCGTCACCAACTCTGCCTCCCACATCAAGGAGTACATCGAAGGAACCATTGAAAGACTGGGATTCACTCCTGATCTGTATTATCTGCACCGGATTGATCCTAGTAAGCCGATTATCACAGTTTCCATCCATTTTGCATGCTTATTTCTCTAAGATACCCCTCTTGAAGAGTCCATCCCCGCTCTTGATGAGATTCGCAAGGCTGGGAAGACCAAGTACATTGGTCTCTCAGAATGCTCTGCAAAGACATTGCGCAGAGCTAACTCAAGTTAGTTGCTTTCcgatctttcagttccccTTTCTCGAGCGCCTCGCTAACTTCGTCAAACAATAGTTGCCAAAATTGATGCCGTCCAGGCTGAATACTCAGCCTTTGAGACATTGCACGAGACAGACGACCTGATTAGCTCCTGCAAGGAGCTGGGAGTCGCCTATGTTGCTTATAGTCCCTTGGGACACGGCTGGCTTGTAGATAAG from Aspergillus chevalieri M1 DNA, chromosome 1, nearly complete sequence includes the following:
- a CDS encoding uncharacterized protein (COG:J;~EggNog:ENOG410PHQF;~InterPro:IPR023631,IPR036928,IPR000120;~SECRETED:SignalP(1-30);~go_function: GO:0016787 - hydrolase activity [Evidence IEA]), with product MIRYVERQALSLAILCSAVLALNTVSRANAENLARGRVTVLDGIPYYVGDIPVSQLLHVPPSTLDSTDLSNVDILPMTVVSSNSSELTGRELNATIAEYSMRDDVFSSAFLNTIYLTNTKYKSATIDLQSAFPELRRNGNSVLMVSPEYNASEKVQPVIQMHLSLELPIGPYFLSTKTGQIFKAHRLYEDTQLAFLEPSISDETGGYCSLPGQSVAVPSRLYYTVTPEKPLAGLRLGVKDIFHIKGLRTSGGNRAYYSLYGPRNATGTAVQRLIDKGAVLVGKMGTVQFANGDRPTADWVDFHCPFNPRGDGYQDPSGSSTGPGAGMGAYDWLDIAIGSDTGGSMRGPAGAQGLFGNRPSTGAVELDNVIPLCSGLDTAGVFARSAHTWARVAHAWYQDFDGGYHSYPKKLLYQSSSFTTEAINNTDASAVIEEFVLMLETFLGTQRTHVDVNAAWNSSRPSHVPNITLQDMLHYTYGTLISVYQWLHLGVPFFRDYAAKHDGRTPYINPNSLLRWEIGREAQQEGWNKAWQNKTIFQHWWNGNASFGAHNNETCSEGIYIYPNSVGSVSYRDEYFGTPSAPFWGMSDSNIAVFAGVPDLVVPIGEVPHNSTKSGKTEYLPVTMSLVAARGCDLMLANMIREMEDQHILKLVAVGPMLYP
- a CDS encoding uncharacterized protein (COG:C;~EggNog:ENOG410PKDH;~InterPro:IPR023210,IPR036812;~PFAM:PF00248), which translates into the protein MVKTLPFGDIQVPSPGFGAMGLSFGLGSNLSFEEAEPVLLKAIELGCTFWDTAVVYQAGVNEKLLGDFIRKHNVRDKIFIASKCGFNVFNGDRSVTNSASHIKEYIEGTIERLGFTPDLYYLHRIDPNTPLEESIPALDEIRKAGKTKYIGLSECSAKTLRRANSIAKIDAVQAEYSAFETLHETDDLISSCKELGVAYVAYSPLGHGWLVDKFDYQSPNDFAPDDFRRNSPKFQGENFYKNKAIVEEIRKLAFQKGTTVSQIALAWVASQGMIAIPGTTKASRLEENWASRDVELTEEDKQEMRKIIDAAKPHGNRYAPAQQAMVGH